GCTGCACTACGGCATGAACTCACTTGCCGGATGCGGCACTCACTAAAGCAGAAACTTGAAAGTTGGCTGTGGAGGGGGCGGGACTGCGGCCCGTGCCTCGGGCGTGGTCGCATGGCGGCGCTGAAGTTCGAGACGCAGGCTTTCCTCGCCGCGAGCCATCGCCCAGTGATGGTTGAGCGAGAAGAGCGGTTTGAGTACCCCACTCAATCGGCGTAGCAGGGGTTTATCTGCGCGGATCTTCCAATCGTATATGATCAACGCCGTGTCGGCTTCCTGCGCAAATGTCCAGATTCCACGGCCCACGAAATCTCCGAATGCCTCGATCGTGAAACCGGTCTTTGTTACTTCCGACACGCGGAACGACCAGCGAAGCGTATACGGCAGCCAGCCTTTTGTGAACAGGCTGACCACTTTGCCAACCCCATCGGACTGCCCCTGTTCGACCGTCTTGATCTCCAGATATACCGATGGCCACCAGCGCACCAGGTCCTCAGCATTAGAGAGCACCTCCGAAACCTCTGTGACCTGTGTGCCCTTAAGTCGCCAGGTCGTAATGAAGTGATAATCGTTATCCGCCATTCTGCCCTTCGCCCTTGTCTGGTCTCCAACTGCTACCCACTACACTATTCGGCCATTTACCGTCTTCAGATGAAAGTTGCTCACCCTGGGAATAGCAGCGAGGCGAGGAGTCCTATTCCCCCGCCAGCGGCGATCAGCGTGGTCGCGTTGTACTTGTATCGCACCAGCAGCACCGCCGCTGCGAGCCCCAGAAATACAGTCAGCGGGTCGATAAACGCGTTGGCACCCAACTCGACCGTTACTGCCGCCATCAGCCCGAGTGCCGCGGCATTGACGCCGTCCAGCAGTGCCGAAAATACCTTGGAGCGGCGCATCCGCGGGATCAGCGGGTTGGAGATCGCGACGAAGATGAATGAAGGCAGGAATATCCCGACTGTCGCCACAATGGCGCCGGGTATCCCTGAAACCAGATAGCCGACAAAGGTTGCCGTGGTGAACAGCGGTCCCGGCGTGAACTGCCCGACTGCAACAGCGTCGAGCAGCTGCTGGTTGGTGATCCAGCCTAGGGTCTCGACGAAGTCCCCTCGCAGGAACGCCAGCAGGACGTATCCGCCACCGTAAAGCAGCCCGCCGATTTTGAGAAACGTCAGGAACAGCGTACCGAGCGAGACCGGGATGGCGGCCTGTGTCAGTGGGATCGCGCTAAACGGAAGCACGAACAGCGCCGACAAGCTGCGCCGTGCGATCACCTGCGTTGCAATCACATACGCCGCGCCACCGCCAAACAGCAGGATAAGCTCATCCAGACCGGCGAAATACAGCACCACAACCCCGATGCCGACCAGCCACAGGCCCGGCGTCTTGAATGCTTTTGGCAGCAGGCTGTACACGGCTTGTGCCACAATCGCAATGATGACCGGTTTGATTCCGTACAGCAGCGAGTCGGCCGCCGGCGTGCTCCCGTATTGCGTATACAAGGCTGCCAG
The nucleotide sequence above comes from Candidatus Flexicrinis proximus. Encoded proteins:
- a CDS encoding polyketide cyclase; amino-acid sequence: MADNDYHFITTWRLKGTQVTEVSEVLSNAEDLVRWWPSVYLEIKTVEQGQSDGVGKVVSLFTKGWLPYTLRWSFRVSEVTKTGFTIEAFGDFVGRGIWTFAQEADTALIIYDWKIRADKPLLRRLSGVLKPLFSLNHHWAMARGEESLRLELQRRHATTPEARAAVPPPPQPTFKFLL
- the chrA gene encoding chromate efflux transporter, which translates into the protein MGVRRTRPLRHRYDRSDQAQRGIPAGTRLDYGQVTLEHGERGTVGEVARVFLRLGLTAFGGPAAHIGLFRNELVVRRKWVTDDHFLDLLGAVNLIPGPNSTEMAIHLGYTRAGWRGLIAAGVCFILPAFLMVLVLAALYTQYGSTPAADSLLYGIKPVIIAIVAQAVYSLLPKAFKTPGLWLVGIGVVVLYFAGLDELILLFGGGAAYVIATQVIARRSLSALFVLPFSAIPLTQAAIPVSLGTLFLTFLKIGGLLYGGGYVLLAFLRGDFVETLGWITNQQLLDAVAVGQFTPGPLFTTATFVGYLVSGIPGAIVATVGIFLPSFIFVAISNPLIPRMRRSKVFSALLDGVNAAALGLMAAVTVELGANAFIDPLTVFLGLAAAVLLVRYKYNATTLIAAGGGIGLLASLLFPG